From Halotia branconii CENA392, the proteins below share one genomic window:
- a CDS encoding EAL domain-containing response regulator: protein MIKILVIEDEESVRENILDLLEAENFETVAAANGKIGVNLALSEIPDLILCDMMMPEIDGYGVITALRQEPLTATIPFIFLTAKSAKADFRQGMDMGADDYLTKPFTRAELLSAIMNRLERQATLKKYLSNQTITKTLSPKRQLLEISLHRVVNSQQFTEQFEIYYQPVVNISSGKIIAAECLLRWHSPELGLVSPTEFIPLAESIGLIMPIDQWVLQSVCKQMKIWLDARISDLTLAVNLSVIEFNQPDFIQKIVKFLKINNLEPQYLEIELTESMIMQDITSAIATINKLQSLGVRIAIDDFGTGYSSLIYLKNLPVNTLKIDRYFIHNVDQDPQKSAITKALIEMAHNLNMQVIAEGVETEAELSFLRQKSCDAMQGFLFSHPLPAAEFEKFLWNKKHLPA from the coding sequence ATGATCAAGATTTTAGTTATTGAAGATGAGGAATCAGTACGTGAAAATATTTTAGATTTATTAGAAGCTGAGAACTTTGAAACTGTTGCTGCTGCGAATGGGAAAATAGGTGTAAATTTAGCGTTATCTGAAATCCCTGATTTAATTTTGTGTGATATGATGATGCCGGAAATTGACGGTTATGGAGTGATTACGGCGCTACGTCAAGAGCCATTAACAGCAACTATTCCTTTTATTTTTTTAACTGCAAAATCTGCTAAAGCTGATTTTCGTCAAGGCATGGATATGGGAGCAGATGACTATCTCACCAAGCCATTTACAAGGGCAGAGTTACTAAGTGCAATCATGAACCGCTTAGAAAGGCAAGCTACTTTAAAGAAGTATTTATCAAATCAAACTATAACTAAGACTTTATCTCCTAAAAGACAATTGTTAGAAATTAGTCTACATCGAGTTGTAAACAGTCAGCAATTTACAGAACAATTCGAGATTTATTATCAACCTGTAGTCAATATTAGCTCTGGTAAAATAATAGCTGCTGAATGCTTGTTGCGTTGGCATAGTCCTGAATTAGGTTTAGTTTCGCCAACGGAATTTATTCCGTTAGCAGAGTCTATAGGTTTAATTATGCCTATTGATCAATGGGTATTACAGAGTGTTTGTAAGCAAATGAAAATCTGGCTGGATGCAAGAATTTCTGACTTGACCCTGGCTGTAAATTTATCGGTAATTGAATTTAATCAACCAGATTTTATTCAAAAAATAGTTAAGTTTTTAAAAATCAATAATTTAGAACCACAATATTTAGAAATAGAACTTACTGAAAGTATGATTATGCAAGATATAACCAGCGCGATCGCTACTATAAATAAATTGCAATCTCTAGGTGTTAGAATTGCCATTGATGATTTTGGCACAGGTTATTCTTCTTTAATTTATCTAAAGAATTTACCAGTTAATACTCTCAAAATTGATCGCTATTTTATCCACAATGTTGACCAAGATCCTCAAAAATCTGCAATTACCAAAGCATTAATTGAAATGGCTCATAACCTGAATATGCAGGTAATCGCTGAAGGTGTAGAGACAGAAGCAGAATTATCTTTTTTACGCCAAAAAAGCTGTGATGCTATGCAAGGTTTTCTATTTAGTCATCCACTCCCCGCAGCAGAATTTGAAAAATTTTTGTGGAATAAAAAACACTTACCTGCGTAA
- a CDS encoding PAS domain S-box protein, giving the protein MQALPQLLWLRCLKSIIDFSPLTVAPETSVLNAISLMTKQSTQILVVTSSQIVGCLTQQDILHLLASGVDFKTTKVSEVMHTSVITLKLSEFKNMATALSLLNQNNLVFLPIVDSQGQLVGTITSQSICRELSQPTSDYDLLVNHQKAKLDHEAVLETTGIPVFDVEAKFQNITACKQAESALRETQQQLQAILDNSSAVIYVIDTKNQFLLINRKFEQLFKITQDQIIGKSIYDIWSADIADGFAANNHQVVAGNISIEAEEVVPHEDGLHTYLSVKSPLKNADGLPYAVCSISTDITDRKIAEESLLRFCQAIESTSDAICMADITGKPIYVNSGFTELYEYTLKEFQAVGGALTIFQHPAQLQQVLMTIYKGEPWRGEVTMRSRSSHIMQIYLRAYVIKDTNGKIIGTVATHTDVTQRRQAEIALLVSQQRLQYLLDSSPAVIYTAKASGDFGGTFVSENVSTILGYEAKEMIEDSSFWASRIHPEDLPDVFTELSKVLEQEQYKLEYRFLHQDGSYRWLYDKGKLLRDDTGNPLELVGYLAEITDRKQLEQELRVALEKEKELSELKSRFVSMTSHEFRTPLSTILSSAELLEHYHQKWTEEKKLTHLRRIQTAVKRMTDMLNDVLVIGKVEAGNLEFKPKSFDLVAYCHELVAEMQLNFNYQRVINFISQDESASCCMDNKLLGHILSNLLSNAIKYSPANSAVKFTLACENGQAIFEIQDWGIGIPPEDLPHLFESFYRAQNVGNILGTGLGLAIVKRCVDIHQGEIFVTSKLEVGTLFTVTLPFNNRNIS; this is encoded by the coding sequence ATGCAAGCCTTACCTCAACTTCTCTGGCTACGATGCTTAAAGTCAATAATCGACTTTTCGCCACTAACGGTTGCACCAGAAACATCAGTGTTAAATGCAATATCACTGATGACAAAACAAAGTACCCAAATTTTGGTGGTGACAAGTTCGCAGATAGTGGGGTGTTTGACACAGCAAGATATATTACATCTTTTAGCTTCAGGGGTTGACTTTAAAACCACTAAAGTTTCTGAAGTTATGCATACCTCAGTAATAACACTGAAGTTGTCAGAATTTAAGAATATGGCAACAGCATTGTCACTGTTGAACCAGAATAACTTGGTTTTTCTGCCAATTGTAGATAGTCAAGGTCAACTTGTAGGGACGATTACATCTCAAAGTATTTGTCGAGAATTAAGTCAACCTACATCAGACTATGATTTACTTGTTAATCATCAAAAAGCAAAGTTAGACCACGAAGCAGTTCTTGAAACTACTGGGATTCCAGTCTTTGATGTTGAAGCTAAATTCCAAAATATTACTGCTTGTAAGCAGGCAGAAAGTGCATTACGAGAGACTCAACAGCAGTTGCAAGCAATTTTAGATAATTCTTCTGCGGTGATTTATGTCATAGATACTAAAAATCAATTCTTACTGATCAACCGTAAATTTGAACAATTATTTAAAATTACTCAAGATCAAATTATAGGCAAAAGCATTTATGATATTTGGTCTGCTGATATTGCCGATGGATTTGCTGCTAATAATCATCAGGTAGTTGCAGGTAATATTTCCATAGAAGCTGAAGAAGTTGTCCCTCACGAAGATGGACTACATACTTATTTATCTGTCAAGTCTCCTTTAAAAAATGCTGATGGTTTACCCTACGCAGTTTGCAGCATTTCTACAGATATTACAGACCGCAAAATAGCCGAAGAGTCGCTATTACGCTTTTGCCAAGCTATAGAAAGTACAAGTGACGCTATTTGCATGGCTGATATTACAGGCAAGCCGATTTATGTTAATTCGGGGTTTACTGAACTTTATGAGTACACCCTAAAAGAATTTCAAGCTGTTGGTGGAGCATTAACTATTTTCCAGCATCCAGCGCAGTTACAACAAGTACTTATGACTATTTACAAAGGTGAACCGTGGCGTGGTGAAGTAACAATGCGATCGCGCAGTAGTCACATTATGCAAATTTATTTACGTGCTTATGTAATTAAAGATACTAATGGTAAAATTATCGGCACAGTAGCTACCCATACTGATGTTACACAGCGTCGGCAAGCAGAAATAGCATTACTTGTCAGTCAACAACGTTTGCAATATTTACTTGACTCCAGTCCAGCTGTAATCTATACCGCCAAAGCATCGGGAGATTTTGGCGGTACTTTTGTTAGCGAAAATGTTAGTACCATACTGGGCTATGAAGCCAAAGAAATGATAGAAGATTCCAGTTTTTGGGCTAGTCGTATCCATCCAGAAGACTTGCCAGATGTATTTACTGAACTTTCAAAGGTATTAGAACAGGAACAGTACAAACTAGAATACCGTTTTTTACATCAAGATGGAAGTTATCGTTGGCTATATGACAAAGGCAAGCTACTACGAGACGATACTGGTAATCCATTGGAATTGGTTGGTTACTTGGCAGAAATCACAGACCGTAAACAATTAGAACAAGAATTAAGAGTAGCTTTAGAGAAAGAAAAAGAACTTAGCGAACTCAAATCTCGTTTTGTCTCTATGACTTCCCACGAGTTCCGCACGCCTTTAAGTACTATCCTTTCGTCTGCGGAGTTATTAGAACACTACCACCAAAAATGGACAGAGGAAAAAAAACTTACTCATTTGCGCCGTATTCAAACTGCTGTGAAGCGAATGACGGATATGTTGAATGATGTGTTGGTGATTGGCAAAGTGGAAGCAGGAAACTTAGAGTTTAAACCTAAATCTTTTGATTTAGTTGCCTACTGCCATGAATTAGTAGCAGAAATGCAATTGAATTTTAACTATCAGCGAGTTATTAATTTTATCAGTCAAGATGAATCTGCGTCATGCTGCATGGATAATAAATTATTGGGGCATATTTTGAGTAATTTACTCTCAAATGCAATTAAATATTCCCCAGCTAATAGTGCTGTAAAATTTACTCTTGCTTGTGAGAATGGACAAGCTATATTTGAAATTCAAGATTGGGGAATTGGTATTCCACCAGAAGATTTGCCGCACTTGTTTGAATCATTTTATCGCGCTCAAAATGTCGGTAATATCTTAGGAACTGGATTAGGATTAGCGATTGTTAAAAGGTGTGTGGATATCCATCAAGGTGAAATTTTTGTGACAAGTAAGCTGGAAGTCGGTACGTTGTTTACTGTTACTTTGCCATTTAATAACCGAAATATCAGTTGA
- a CDS encoding family 10 glycosylhydrolase has product MKNQDECHKKIIKTRFFILSIKFLIFNLLSILPATAAAEEPILSVVQSQENTQQWTGITKRLQTLGAKYCVINLANVRSAADWGDRRVLFLPNVETLTPAQAIALEEWMSNGGNLVASGPVGSLSAPGVRQLLRSLLGSYWGFGLNNTQQIKPSKTKMPSWMNQNGLFGQVHGGAVIPNDATSQTAAVWNAQDNAAAVVTNERSTLLGWRWGTDVASTAELDIAWLKAALNRHVTASSSSRNKVKGGSPNCSTSIATSPASPASPASPAPVVERSRNTAPPETIDQLEQKVRLDVVPNSNVPIDKNEAIALQQELENLIGRVESAHLAASADAANVGNLQSLNKEETQLASTRPGALILNKEQVIAQARIVAKNLPQLIAQKNYALARQQWLATKTNLWQQFPINQRLAQAEIRAVWLDRGTIVRAGSKQGLAQIFDRLAQAGINTVFLETVNAGYTIYPSKVAPQENPLIRGWNPLAAAVELAHERKMELHAWVWAFAAGNQGHNEILKINPNYPGPVLAAHPDWANYDQLGNSIPVGQTKPFFDPANPEVRQYLLRLYEEIVTQYDVDGLQLDYIRYPFQDPSANRTYGYGKAARAQFQQLTGVDPVKISPSQKDLWQQWTEFRTQQIDSFVTQVSQQLRKKRCPTTNCSLSKQLILSVAVFPLPESERIQKIQQHWEVWARRGDIDLIVPMTYAQDTPRFQRLAQPWIASTQLGSTLLVPGIRLLSLPTVGAFDQLQLVRDLPVSGYALFAVDNFNSELQKIFSSTQGKVQSATDEPLPQRQPFKTAAVRYAALQREWQLVLKNDQQRMSTTTIADFHNQAKVVQKALDQLAASPSSSNLLATRATLTRFQFQFRAWMRQQTTDNPYQFKVWENRLVTIERLLRYGERRLDL; this is encoded by the coding sequence GTGAAGAATCAGGACGAATGCCATAAAAAAATTATAAAAACCAGATTCTTCATTTTAAGTATTAAATTTTTAATCTTTAATTTATTGAGTATTTTGCCAGCAACAGCAGCGGCAGAAGAGCCTATATTAAGTGTGGTGCAGAGTCAAGAAAATACACAGCAATGGACAGGAATCACAAAACGTTTGCAAACACTTGGGGCAAAGTATTGTGTGATTAATCTAGCTAATGTGAGAAGTGCAGCAGATTGGGGCGATCGCCGAGTCTTATTTTTGCCAAATGTAGAGACATTAACGCCAGCACAAGCGATCGCTTTAGAAGAATGGATGAGTAATGGAGGAAATTTAGTTGCTAGTGGCCCTGTAGGTAGTTTATCAGCGCCAGGAGTTAGACAATTATTGCGATCACTCTTGGGAAGTTATTGGGGATTTGGCCTGAATAATACCCAACAAATCAAACCCTCAAAAACTAAGATGCCGTCATGGATGAACCAAAACGGACTTTTTGGCCAAGTACATGGCGGTGCTGTGATTCCTAATGATGCCACCAGTCAAACTGCTGCTGTCTGGAATGCTCAAGATAATGCTGCCGCAGTAGTGACAAATGAACGTTCTACCTTGTTAGGCTGGCGCTGGGGTACAGATGTTGCTTCCACAGCAGAACTAGATATTGCTTGGTTAAAAGCTGCTCTCAATCGTCATGTAACAGCTTCATCAAGTAGCAGAAATAAAGTCAAAGGCGGTTCCCCAAACTGTTCCACCTCCATAGCTACTTCCCCTGCCTCCCCTGCTTCCCCTGCTTCCCCTGCCCCGGTTGTTGAGCGTAGTCGAAACACTGCTCCCCCAGAAACCATCGACCAACTTGAACAAAAAGTGCGCCTGGATGTCGTACCCAATTCTAATGTGCCAATTGACAAGAATGAAGCGATCGCCCTCCAGCAAGAGCTAGAAAATTTGATTGGTCGAGTAGAAAGCGCCCATTTAGCAGCATCGGCTGACGCTGCTAATGTTGGTAATCTCCAGTCTCTCAATAAGGAAGAAACTCAATTAGCCTCAACAAGACCTGGAGCGCTAATTCTTAACAAAGAGCAAGTCATCGCCCAAGCCAGGATAGTTGCCAAAAACTTACCCCAGTTAATCGCCCAAAAAAATTATGCTTTGGCTCGTCAGCAGTGGCTAGCAACAAAAACAAATTTGTGGCAGCAGTTTCCTATAAATCAGCGATTAGCCCAAGCAGAAATTCGGGCAGTATGGTTAGATCGAGGGACAATTGTCCGTGCTGGTAGCAAACAAGGACTAGCCCAAATTTTTGATCGATTGGCACAAGCAGGAATTAACACTGTCTTTTTGGAAACTGTCAATGCTGGCTATACCATTTATCCCAGCAAAGTTGCACCTCAAGAAAATCCCTTAATTCGTGGGTGGAACCCTTTGGCGGCTGCGGTGGAATTAGCCCATGAACGAAAGATGGAATTACACGCTTGGGTTTGGGCTTTTGCTGCTGGCAACCAGGGTCATAATGAGATTCTCAAGATTAACCCTAATTACCCAGGGCCAGTACTTGCAGCCCATCCCGATTGGGCAAATTACGATCAACTCGGTAATTCCATTCCAGTTGGTCAGACCAAGCCGTTTTTTGACCCAGCTAATCCCGAAGTACGGCAATATTTACTGAGACTGTATGAAGAAATTGTCACCCAGTATGACGTAGATGGTCTTCAGCTAGACTATATCCGTTATCCCTTCCAAGACCCAAGTGCAAATCGCACTTACGGTTATGGGAAAGCTGCAAGAGCGCAGTTTCAGCAATTAACTGGTGTAGATCCAGTCAAGATTTCTCCTAGCCAAAAAGATTTATGGCAACAGTGGACAGAATTTCGTACCCAACAAATTGATAGTTTTGTCACTCAAGTATCGCAACAGTTACGAAAAAAGCGATGTCCAACGACAAACTGTTCCCTATCTAAGCAATTAATTTTATCAGTTGCTGTATTTCCCCTACCAGAATCAGAACGGATTCAAAAAATCCAACAACATTGGGAAGTTTGGGCTAGGCGAGGGGATATAGATTTAATCGTTCCCATGACTTATGCTCAAGATACTCCGCGTTTTCAACGTTTAGCACAGCCTTGGATAGCCTCAACACAGTTAGGTTCTACCTTGTTAGTACCGGGTATTCGCTTACTTTCTTTGCCAACTGTGGGAGCGTTTGACCAACTGCAATTGGTAAGAGATTTACCAGTTAGTGGTTATGCCCTCTTTGCTGTAGATAATTTCAACAGCGAATTACAAAAAATCTTTAGTAGTACTCAAGGAAAGGTTCAGTCTGCAACTGATGAACCTCTTCCTCAGCGCCAGCCTTTCAAAACTGCTGCTGTTCGTTATGCTGCTTTGCAAAGAGAATGGCAGTTAGTGTTAAAAAACGATCAACAGCGGATGTCTACCACGACAATTGCAGATTTTCATAACCAAGCAAAAGTAGTACAAAAAGCTTTAGATCAGCTGGCAGCCTCGCCATCTAGTAGTAATTTACTTGCTACACGAGCTACTTTGACTCGGTTTCAATTTCAATTTCGGGCATGGATGCGCCAACAAACTACAGATAATCCCTATCAATTTAAAGTTTGGGAAAATCGTTTGGTGACGATAGAAAGGCTGTTGCGTTATGGCGAACGGCGATTAGATTTATAA
- a CDS encoding TIGR03279 family radical SAM protein has product MSTTRPAQITKVLPDSIAAEIGFEAGDAIIAINGIHPRDLIDYQFLCADEVLELEVLDAAGKTHHIEIEKDYDEDLGLEFATALFDGLIQCNNRCPFCFIDQQPPGKRSSLYLKDDDYRLSFLYGSYLTLTNLSKREWQRIEQMRLSPLFVSVHATEPEVRIRLLKNSRAGEILQQLQWFQARRLQIHAQVVVCPGINDGKHLEQTLKDLASFHTGEVPAVASVAVVPVGLTRFRPHEDQLIPVTREKAKEVIAQVQLLSQQFRQKFGSGFAWLADEWFLIAGEELPSESEYEEYPQIDNGVGSIRLFLKQFADTATELLPEKIYPPRKLTWVVGNAVETAFQPILERLNAVEGLEVNMQALCSDYWGQNISVTGLLTGHDLLLNLAEQDLGDGILLPNVMLKQGELVFLDDINIEEVSRQLKTKIFPVAGVTELINVCIAEVVSGQWSLVSSQ; this is encoded by the coding sequence ATGTCTACTACTCGTCCTGCCCAAATTACTAAAGTGCTTCCCGACTCAATAGCCGCAGAGATTGGCTTTGAGGCTGGTGATGCGATCATTGCTATCAATGGCATACATCCCCGCGATTTAATTGATTATCAATTTTTATGTGCTGATGAAGTTCTCGAATTAGAAGTTTTAGATGCTGCTGGCAAAACCCATCATATTGAAATTGAAAAAGACTACGACGAAGATCTGGGGTTAGAATTTGCCACTGCTTTATTTGATGGCTTAATTCAGTGTAATAACCGTTGCCCTTTTTGCTTTATTGATCAACAGCCACCGGGTAAGCGTTCTAGCTTGTATTTAAAAGATGATGATTACCGTTTAAGCTTTTTGTATGGCTCTTACCTAACTCTGACTAATTTATCAAAGAGAGAATGGCAGCGGATTGAACAAATGCGCCTTTCTCCATTGTTTGTGTCTGTTCATGCTACAGAACCCGAAGTTAGAATTAGACTGCTAAAAAACTCCCGTGCGGGAGAAATTCTACAGCAACTCCAGTGGTTTCAAGCCCGACGATTACAAATTCATGCTCAAGTAGTCGTTTGTCCTGGTATAAATGACGGCAAACACCTGGAACAAACCTTAAAAGATTTAGCGTCCTTTCATACTGGTGAAGTACCTGCGGTGGCATCAGTGGCAGTTGTGCCAGTAGGCTTGACACGATTTCGTCCTCACGAAGATCAACTGATACCTGTAACTAGAGAAAAAGCAAAAGAAGTGATTGCCCAAGTGCAGTTGCTGTCGCAGCAATTTCGTCAAAAATTCGGTTCTGGCTTTGCTTGGTTAGCCGATGAATGGTTTTTGATTGCAGGTGAAGAATTACCAAGCGAATCGGAATATGAAGAATATCCCCAAATTGATAACGGTGTTGGTTCTATTAGGTTGTTTCTCAAGCAATTTGCCGATACTGCCACAGAATTACTACCAGAAAAAATTTATCCCCCAAGAAAATTAACTTGGGTAGTGGGTAATGCAGTAGAAACAGCATTTCAACCCATATTGGAACGCTTGAATGCTGTTGAAGGTTTAGAAGTAAATATGCAGGCTTTATGTAGTGATTATTGGGGACAAAATATTAGTGTCACAGGATTATTAACAGGTCATGATTTACTTTTAAATTTAGCAGAACAAGATTTAGGGGATGGAATTTTATTGCCAAATGTGATGTTGAAACAAGGAGAATTGGTATTTTTAGATGACATTAATATTGAAGAAGTATCTCGGCAATTAAAAACAAAAATTTTCCCTGTAGCTGGAGTTACAGAATTAATCAATGTCTGTATTGCTGAAGTTGTCAGTGGTCAATGGTCATTGGTTAGTAGTCAGTAG
- a CDS encoding undecaprenyl-diphosphate phosphatase yields the protein MTLSKRQWFVLLSAMSAIFCVAAFPIKVVSAQTNPVVSGVQSMNILQAIVLGFVQGMTEFLPISSTAHLKVVPVALGWGDPGVAFTAIIQLGSIAAVLWYFWGDLTRILKGATRAIALKDYHDHDLRLFIGIILGTLPIIFFGLLIKVFIPDFDNSPIRSMAAIATASIVMALLLGLAEKLGQRQRDFEHLTMKDGLLMGLAQSLALIPGVSRSGSTLTAGLFMSLQRETAARFSFLLGIPAITLAGLVELKDVLKAGLSSAAIVPIVVGVISATIFSYIAIAGLLRFLKTRSTWVFIWYRLIFGVVILSAIGAGLLKNS from the coding sequence ATGACTCTATCAAAACGTCAATGGTTCGTGCTTTTAAGTGCAATGTCTGCCATCTTCTGTGTGGCGGCATTTCCGATTAAAGTTGTCAGCGCCCAAACTAACCCGGTGGTAAGTGGGGTGCAATCAATGAATATTTTACAAGCTATTGTTTTAGGCTTTGTGCAGGGAATGACGGAATTTCTGCCTATTAGTAGCACAGCACATTTAAAAGTTGTGCCTGTGGCTTTAGGTTGGGGTGATCCGGGTGTAGCTTTTACTGCTATTATTCAGCTCGGTAGTATAGCAGCCGTATTATGGTATTTCTGGGGAGATCTAACGCGCATTCTTAAAGGAGCCACCAGAGCGATTGCCCTCAAAGATTATCATGATCACGACTTACGCTTATTTATAGGTATTATTCTGGGTACGTTACCTATTATCTTTTTTGGACTTTTAATTAAAGTATTTATTCCAGACTTTGATAATTCACCGATTAGAAGCATGGCAGCGATCGCTACTGCCTCTATAGTCATGGCTTTGTTATTGGGATTAGCAGAAAAACTCGGTCAGCGTCAACGAGACTTTGAGCATCTAACAATGAAAGATGGGCTATTGATGGGTTTAGCTCAATCTCTAGCATTAATACCTGGTGTATCTCGTTCTGGTTCTACCTTAACAGCTGGGCTATTTATGAGTTTGCAACGGGAAACAGCGGCTAGATTCTCGTTTTTGTTAGGTATTCCAGCCATTACCCTAGCAGGGTTAGTGGAATTAAAAGATGTTCTCAAAGCAGGTTTAAGTAGTGCAGCAATTGTTCCTATTGTTGTAGGAGTGATTTCTGCCACAATTTTCTCATATATAGCGATCGCTGGATTGCTACGCTTTCTCAAAACCCGAAGCACCTGGGTATTTATTTGGTATCGCCTGATCTTTGGTGTCGTCATCTTAAGTGCGATCGGTGCAGGATTATTGAAAAATAGTTAA
- a CDS encoding DUF3120 domain-containing protein, with protein sequence MLNNTLSSYNTSTNSIDTKLHATDTGQINIRELESTLSLSPSFLISISSRQTWLVFAAAVFLVSVPVFIEAPLVRSLPFISLAITGFWVWLSFKLMSRPATYLWGDLLLGFSWSWLAGAIYWGWLRWEPVWHLPVESIGLPFACWCLLRNWGKVGNFFYLGSLLGTVLTDVYFYIVDLMPYWRQIMQVEPAGAPLILQNALIQVQTPWGQTWAVILASVLLIAGILPLRQRQRHWYAFGGAVLSTILVDSLFLLAAYAA encoded by the coding sequence TTGCTTAATAATACATTGTCTTCATACAACACTTCTACTAATTCTATTGATACCAAATTACATGCAACCGATACTGGGCAGATAAATATTAGAGAGTTAGAATCTACACTTTCCTTATCTCCGTCTTTCTTGATCTCTATATCTTCGCGACAAACGTGGTTAGTGTTTGCCGCGGCAGTATTTTTAGTATCAGTGCCAGTATTTATAGAAGCGCCGCTAGTGCGATCGCTGCCATTTATAAGTTTAGCGATTACAGGGTTTTGGGTATGGTTGAGTTTTAAATTAATGTCACGCCCTGCAACTTATCTGTGGGGAGATTTACTTTTAGGCTTTAGCTGGAGTTGGTTAGCAGGAGCTATTTATTGGGGCTGGTTACGTTGGGAGCCTGTGTGGCATTTACCAGTAGAGTCTATAGGGCTACCCTTTGCTTGTTGGTGTCTACTAAGAAATTGGGGTAAAGTTGGTAACTTCTTTTATTTAGGTTCTTTACTCGGAACAGTCTTGACAGATGTGTATTTTTATATAGTAGATTTAATGCCTTATTGGCGGCAAATTATGCAGGTAGAACCTGCTGGTGCGCCATTAATTTTACAAAATGCCCTGATTCAAGTACAAACTCCTTGGGGACAAACTTGGGCGGTAATCCTCGCCTCAGTGTTGTTGATAGCAGGAATTTTACCTTTACGTCAAAGACAACGCCATTGGTATGCCTTTGGCGGTGCGGTTTTAAGTACAATTTTAGTAGACAGTCTATTTTTACTAGCAGCCTACGCCGCTTGA
- the psbU gene encoding photosystem II complex extrinsic protein PsbU has product MKVLVRLLTVFSLFLGCWGFLGTTQIAQASSFNSFALPQVPILALERQNRADAKLGTEFGKKLDLNNTNVRAFQQYPGLYPTLAKKILKNAPYESVEDVLDLPGLSDRQKQLLQANMDNFTVTEFEPAFNEGDDRINNGIYR; this is encoded by the coding sequence GTGAAAGTATTGGTGCGTTTATTAACAGTGTTTAGTTTGTTCCTTGGCTGCTGGGGATTTTTAGGAACAACTCAGATAGCCCAAGCTAGTAGTTTCAACAGTTTTGCTTTGCCTCAAGTTCCAATTTTGGCACTTGAACGGCAAAATCGGGCAGACGCTAAGCTAGGAACGGAATTTGGTAAAAAACTTGATTTGAATAATACCAACGTGCGGGCTTTTCAACAGTATCCGGGGTTGTATCCTACCCTTGCGAAGAAAATTCTCAAGAATGCTCCTTACGAAAGTGTAGAGGATGTATTGGATCTTCCAGGACTGAGCGATCGCCAAAAACAACTTCTGCAAGCTAACATGGATAACTTTACTGTGACAGAATTTGAACCTGCCTTTAACGAGGGAGACGATCGCATTAACAACGGTATCTACAGATAA